The Morococcus cerebrosus sequence GCGACAGCGAAAACAGCAATATCTATCTAATGACCTACTGGTCTTCGATTAAGACTGCGCTGACGACGACCATCATTTGTCTGCTGATTGGTTATCCGACTGCCTATGCGATTTCGCGCGCCAATCCCGCTATGCGCAACGGCCTGCTGCTTGCCATCATGCTGCCTTTCTGGACCTCTTTCCTGTTGCGTGTTTACGCATGGATGGGCCTGCTGGGACACAACGGCATCATCAACAATTTCCTGCTCAAAATGCAGATTATCGAAGAGCCTTTAGACCTGTTTTACAACGCGTTCTCGCTGAACTTGGTCATGGTTTATGCCTATCTGCCGTTTATGATCCTGCCGCTTTACACGCAACTGGTGAAACTCGACAACCGCCTGCTCGAAGCTGCTTCTGATTTGGGCGCAGGGCCGATTAAATCGTTCTTCACCATTACCCTGCCCCTGTCTAAAACCGGCATCATCGCAGGCTCCATGCTAGTTTTCGTACCCGCAGTCGGTGAATTTGTGATTCCCGAGCTGGTCGGCGGTTCGGAAAACCTGATGATAGGTAAAGTCTTGTGGCAGGCGTTCTTCGATCAAAACAACTGGCCGTTGGCTTCCGCCGTCGCCGTCGTCATGGTCGCACTGCTGGTCGTACCGATTGCACTGTTCCAGCATTATGAAAACCGCGAATTAGAGGAAGGATCCAAATAATGCAGAAATCCCGATTATCCTGGTTCCTGAAACTGATGCTGATGCTGTCGCTGGCGTTTCTGTATATTCCGCTGGTCGTCTTGGTCATCTATTCGTTCAACGAATCCAAGCTGGTTACCGTTTGGGGCGGCTTTTCGACCAAGTGGTACAGCGCATTGTTGGAAAACGACACTATCTTGGAAGCCGCTTGGCTGTCGCTGCGCATTGCCGCCGCATCCTCGCTTGCAGCCGTCGTTTTGGGCACGCTGGCAGGCTACGCGATGGCGCGCATCAAACGCTTCCGCG is a genomic window containing:
- a CDS encoding ABC transporter permease subunit → MNLKKLKNKLFRRPGQRAVIAVPYIWLLVLFLIPFAIVLKISFAEQEIAIPPFTPLTSVDEDLGRLNIAISYQNYADIFQNFWNTLNPFGDSENSNIYLMTYWSSIKTALTTTIICLLIGYPTAYAISRANPAMRNGLLLAIMLPFWTSFLLRVYAWMGLLGHNGIINNFLLKMQIIEEPLDLFYNAFSLNLVMVYAYLPFMILPLYTQLVKLDNRLLEAASDLGAGPIKSFFTITLPLSKTGIIAGSMLVFVPAVGEFVIPELVGGSENLMIGKVLWQAFFDQNNWPLASAVAVVMVALLVVPIALFQHYENRELEEGSK